The following coding sequences lie in one Oncorhynchus kisutch isolate 150728-3 linkage group LG3, Okis_V2, whole genome shotgun sequence genomic window:
- the LOC109874443 gene encoding trace amine-associated receptor 13c-like, whose product MTDLLANLSVPWGTQAIVCPNLTAAALVVPGSGKSLAPFCTFCCCGLLNRTLAVMFMVSLAFAIVVGNVVTLTVFMQTRQVRTPQGYLKVSLAIADMMVGVLVVPFSVYTEISLMVTSSPPVWYQGGTDPSMGGLVGPWQPCMLIGPVFAGCTFVSISTIFLMTVERCVAILWPLHKDHLVTRRRTLFLILFSWAGSYLLALAPLILSNNFTLEYSECSRMCNYVPLWDGVTLPSDANILLLFPVFDFTLLGGTLVFNIVSFTSIRRYTRKRKLMSEGNVGVEGGGGGCQHRPSFSDIKAAKTISILTFAFTASFTPIAVFVLGNVVGFTWCNFSFVAFWILTGNSCCNVIIYSVRDQRFRKGVTLLFQREHSPTHGEKGGATPPTHLVTTTPPP is encoded by the exons ATGACTGACCTCCTGGCCAACCTGAGTGTTCCATGGGGCACACAGGCGATTGTGTGCCCCAACCTGACAGCAGCAGCCCTGGTTGTGCCGGGGTCAGGCAAGTCTCTGGCCCCCTTCTGCACCTTCTGCTGCTGTGGCCTGCTGAACCGTACCCTGGCCGTGATGTTTATGGTCAGTCTGGCCTTCGCCATAGTGGTGGGCAACGTGGTCACGCTCACCGTCTTCATGCAGACAAGACAGGTCCGTACACCACAGGGATACCtcaaag TCTCTCTGGCCATAGCGGACATGATGGTTGGAGTGCTGGTGGTTCCTTTCTCTGTCTACACTGAGATCTCTCTGATGGTGACCAGCTCCCCTCCTGTCTGGTACCAGGGGGGCACTGACCCCTCCATGGGGGGCCTGGTGGGACCCTGGCAGCCCTGCATGCTGATTGGTCCAGTCTTCGCTGGCTGTACGTTTGTCTCCATCAGTACTATTTTCCTGATGACGGTAGAGCGCTGTGTGGCCATCTTATGGCCCCTACATAAGGACCACCTGGTGACACGGAGACGCACCCTGTttctcatcctcttctcctggGCAGGCAGTTACCTTCTGGCCTTGGCCCCCCTCATCCTCAGCAACAACTTCACACTGGAGTACAGTGAGTGCAGCCGGATGTGTAACTACGTCCCCCTGTGGGATGGAGTCACGCTGCCCTCTGACGCCAACATCCTCCTACTGTTCCCCGTGTTTGACTTTACGCTGCTGGGCGGCACCCTGGTATTCAACATCGTGTCCTTCACCAGCATCCGCCGCTACACACGCAAACGTAAGCTCATGTCAGAGGGGAATGTGGGGGTCGAGGGAGGGGGAGGCGGCTGCCAACATAGACCCTCCTTCTCTGACATCAAGGCCGCCAAGACGATCAGCATTCTGACGTTTGCCTTCACGGCTTCCTTCACCCCCATCGCTGTGTTTGTGCTGGGCAACGTGGTGGGCTTCACCTGGTGCAACTTCTCCTTTGTAGCCTTCTGGATCCTGACTGGGAACAGCTGCTGTAATGTGATAATATACAGCGTGAGAGACCAGCGCTTCAGGAAAGGAGTGACTCTGCTTTTTCAGAGGGAGCATTCACCTACCCACGGGGAGAAAGGCGGAGCTACCCCCCCCACTCACCTTGTGACTACAACCCCACCTCCTTAA